A window of the Zeugodacus cucurbitae isolate PBARC_wt_2022May chromosome 2, idZeuCucr1.2, whole genome shotgun sequence genome harbors these coding sequences:
- the LOC105211393 gene encoding protein phosphatase 1 regulatory subunit 12B, with protein MVNLLLANKADVNAVDNEGHSVVHWATVCGEVEALRSVLAAGANIAIPDLNGGTPLHYAAQMCGASVDNKVGQANATKLALEILGILLAHPHSSVDVQDKDGRQPLLWAASAGSAKAVIALVKAGARVESADKDGLTALHCAASRGHTECIDTLISLCGAPTDLIDSNGCTALHYAVTLGHADATARLLDLDADPNRQDRKGRTPAHCGCAKGQFETVKLLKERGANLWLRNAKGDLPVHEASSSGRRELVEWLLEQRPKQVNTTSNDGRSLLHIAANNDYTDVCKMLLDYGGDINAIYRNSKGVVYTPLDCALQKGHRATAKFLQSHGGLPASKLRLAARRSNPFHEVSTDMVRPLRYVEKEELHDLQNSKKYVVYLKHSDSDVGGGEGDSNCSCHERTYRREQKFAHTCRRHQHSRRRETRRRTSSCGEPKNCHHQDSGEIDICRSKSNIEIRRRKSRERYASSSEWEDRVDEYNEDDEDSCENCCYHKRQKQRVIRRKSISSRRSKERDGRDRGSEKESSPEKSKVREVEVVREGEEKASEPKEESATEPSNGKEEAAERESRPESATTRTPVNTPGKAAKEATFIKFTQSTETQSMELTDEDGKPAAELVTTQVDVHQEADDASVQQQPDTEEKIQAAVVRDESEDMTKLAEEMKKEVDQVMKIAALALESDAQNGENNKENGDQNGKPVNEENKELVESAVETVETEVVKIDAPATPQPEEAIKIVPNVTETPATPIPTPLPSPIPEATAEEPPTSAAATTTPTQPEEPPSNATDTKPSETLTAPDTTGTETAAPAETKDSAEVADTSKTVPTAAVTSEEKPTPEQRTLPSNTTSVQQPTQVETQKPSRELEPRRSFTLLPSDSAEDEGTEEVVRKSSFQILKSDESGGESGRHQDELELSDSQVFKIVTEPQLRLGKPYLETEASSMDDEHRQAAAADYEPDEDHIDEDYDNDELKKTTGGVLNRHGVGNADGALPTSAVLGVYDYSNGRKRRLKKRVRSGPKTRSNWKTKTDITDGDGEQTGSYAHAAQSSKDQDSGFEPSPRASKSKIPTPRNIYTAHVPRRHIYATLDGRSCSSRLEGRKPGERGACDMSAVTRSIQRNIRRYYMERKIFQHLLELKSLQIRSTKLNEAVLVKRAVDDYHKSCAALGGETGTRLRRYPFSEYTFKNFELFLYETLKALQKPGTYNFQNINEVYEEAERRLSPDYNAYEKALQCTTKTHRCLHAAHAYTGIPCAAYIPMMNHHTMPKFGFGAYKKTGVGSFYLPKILTSGGCGGTGGAGGCGGGGGKVALELSHGKSKQLISLPSDKLDSNKRYYVTFTVKESAGGGGGSGTGGVAGAATAGGGSGADAAGVATDKQATGGCCGGNDATGK; from the exons ATGGTCAATTTGCTGCTGGCGAATAAAGCCGACGTGAATGCGGTCGATAACGAGGGCCACTCTGTGGTGCATTGGGCGACGG TTTGCGGTGAGGTGGAGGCTTTGCGTTCGGTGTTGGCGGCTGGTGCGAATATTGCGATTCCCGATTTGAACGGTGGCACGCCGCTACATTACGCGGCGCAGATGTGTGGCGCCAGTGTTGACAACAAAGTGGGTCAGGCTAATGCCACTAAGCTGGCACTGGAGATACTCGGCATACTGCTAGCGCACCCGCATTCCAGTGTTGACGTACAGGACAAAGACGGACGTCAGCCGCTGTTGTGGGCCGCTTCGGCGGGTTCCGCGAAGGCCGTCATTGCGCTGGTGAAGGCTGGTGCACGTGTGGAAAGCGCAGATAA AGATGGTTTGACGGCGCTGCACTGTGCAGCCTCACGCGGGCACACCGAATGTATTGACACTCTGATAAGTCTTTGTGGCGCACCAACAGACCTGATTGATTCGAACGGCTGTACGGCCCTACATTACGCTGTGACACTGGGCCATGCAGATGCCACCGCACGTCTGCTCGATTTGGATGCCGATCCGAATCGGCAAGACCGCAAGGGACGCACACCAGCGCACTGTGGCTGTGCAAAGGGACAATTTGAAACGGTTAAACTGCTGAAGGAACGTGGCGCTAATTTGTGGCTACGCAATGCTAAGGGCGACTTGCCGGTGCATGAGGCAAGCTCATCGGGTCGACGTGAGCTCGTCGAGTGGCTGTTGGAACAGCGACCCAAGCAGGTGAATACCACAAGCAATGACGGGCGCAGCCTCCTGCACATAGCGGCAAATAATGATTACACTGATGTGTGTAAAATGCTGCTGGACTATGGCGGCGATATCAATGCCATATATCGCAATAGCAAAGGTGTTGTCTACACCCCGCTCGACTGCGCTTTGCAGAAGGGACATCGTGCAACTGCCAAGTTTCTGCAGTCGCATGGCGGTTTGCCAGCCAGCAAGCTGCGCTTGGCAGCACGACGGTCGAATCCATTTCATGAGGTCAGCACCGATATGGTGCGCCCGCTGCGGTATGTGGAGAAGGAGGAGCTGCATGATTTACAAAACTCGAAGAAGTATGTTGTCTACCTGAAACACTCGGACTCGGATGTCGGTGGTGGAGAGGGTGATAGTAATTGCAGCTGCCACGAGCGAACCTATCGCAGAGAACAAAAGTTTGCGCATACTTGCCGACGTCATCAGCACAGTAGACGACGGGAAACTCGACGACGCACCAGTAGTTGTGGTGAGCCGAAAAATTGTCACCATCAAGACAGCGGTGAAATTGATATTTGCCGCTCTAAAAGTAATATTGAGATAAGGCGTCGTAAGTCACGTGAGCGTTACGCAAGCTCAAGCGAATGGGAGGATAGAGTCGATGAGTACAATGAAGACGACGAAGATTCGTGTGAGAATTGCTGTTATCACAAACGACAGAAACAGCGTGTTATACGTAGAAAGTCAATATCATCACGACGTTCGAAGGAGCGCGATGGACGAGATCGTGGCAGTGAGAAAGAGTCTTCACCAGAGAAAAGTAAAGTTAGAGAGGTTGAAGTGGTACGCGAAGGCGAAGAGAAAGCGTCAGAGCCGAAGGAGGAGTCAGCAACAGAGCCAAGTAATGGTAAAGAAGAAGCTGCAGAAAGAGAGAGTCGCCCAGAATCGGCAACTACGCGCACTCCAGTTAATACGCCTGGTAAAGCAGCTAAAGAAGCAACATTTATTAAGTTCACACAGTCAACTGAAACTCAATCTATGGAACTAACGGATGAAGATGGTAAGCCAGCAGCCGAGCTAGTAACTACTCAAGTAGATGTTCATCAGGAAGCAGACGATGCTTCTGTACAGCAGCAGCCCGATACAGAAGAAAAGATACAAGCAGCAGTGGTTAGAGATGAGTCGGAAGACATGACCAAGCTGGCTGAAGAGATGAAAAAGGAAGTCGATCAGGTGATGAAAATCGCTGCGTTGGCGCTCGAAAGCGatgcacaaaatggtgaaaataaTAAAGAGAACGGAGATCAGAATGGAAAGCCGGTGAATGAAGAGAATAAAGAGTTAGTAGAATCAGCTGTGGAGACCGTGGAAACAGAAGTTGTGAAAATTGATGCACCAGCTACACCACAACCTGAAGAAGCCATTAAAATTGTACCTAATGTAACCGAAACTCCAGCAACGCCAATACCAACACCATTGCCAAGTCCCATACCTGAAGCAACAGCTGAAGAGCCTCCTACTTCAGCTGCTGCCACCACTACGCCAACTCAACCCGAGGAACCACCGTCCAATGCTACAGACACTAAACCATCTGAAACTTTAACAGCACCAGATACCACTGGAACAGAAACGGCAGCACCAGCTGAAACCAAAGACTCAGCTGAAGTGGCTGATACTTCCAAAACCGTACCAACTGCTGCAGTTACTTCCGAAGAAAAGCCCACACCAGAACAACGAACACTTCCGTCTAACACTACTTCCGTTCAGCAACCAACACAAGTTGAAACACAAAAACCGTCCCGTGAATTAGAACCCCGACGTTCATTCACCTTATTACCGTCTGATTCAGCCGAAGATGAGGGTACTGAAGAAGTTGTGCGCAAATCAAGCTTCCAAATTTTGAAAAGTGATGAGTCCGGTGGCGAAAGTGGCAGACACCAAGATGAGCTCGAGCTCAGCGACTCACAAGTCTTTAAAATAGTTACCGAACCACAACTACGTTTGGGCAAACCATATCTGGAAACAGAAGCAAGCTCAATGGATGACGAGCATAGGCAAGCTGCCGCCGCCGACTATGAGCCGGATGAAGATCACATCGATGAAGATTACGATAATGATGAACTTAAGAAAACTACCGGTGGCGTGCTCAACCGTCACGGTGTCGGTAACGCGGATGGTGCATTGCCAACCAGCGCCGTACTCGGTGTCTACGATTACTCCAACGGCCGTAAACGTCGTCTCAAGAAACGTGTGCGTAGTGGACCGAAAACACGTAGCAATTGGAAAACCAAAACAGATATAACCGATGGAGATGGCGAGCAAACCGGCAGCTATGCGCATGCAGCACAATCTAGCAAAGATCAGGATTCCGGTTTCGAACCAAGTCCACGTGCGTCGAAGAGTAAAATACCGACGCCAAGGAATATCTATACAGCACATGTGCCGCGGCGACACATCTACGCCACACTTGATGGCCGCTCTTGTAGTAGTCGTTTGGAGGGACGTAAGCCGGGTGAACGGGGTGCCTGCGACATGTCCGCAGTGACCCGTTCCATACAACGCAACATCAGAAG GTATTACATGGAGCGTAAGATCTTCCAACACCTGCTGGAATTGAAGTCACTACAAATACGCTCCACCAAACTGAACGAGGCGGTGCTGGTGAAGCGCGCCGTTGACGATTACCACAAATCATGTGCGGCTTTGGGTGGTGAGACGGGCACACGCTTGCGGCGCTATCCATTCAGCGAGTACACATTCAAGAATTTCGAGTTGTTCCTCTACGAAACACTGAAGGCACTGCAGAAGCCGGGCACCTATAATTTCCAGAATATCAACGAGGTTTACGAGGAG gcggaaCGCCGTTTGAGTCCCGATTACAACGCTTACGAGAAGGCTCTACAGTGCACCACCAAGACCCACCGCTGTCTGCATGCGGCACACGCCTACACTGGCATACCGTGCGCCGCTTACA